A stretch of DNA from Candidatus Bathyarchaeota archaeon:
ATGCCGCATGAAAGAAGAAGGGGACGGTTGTTGTGGGTCAAGATGTTATTCCCGTTACTTGTTTTCTAGTTCTGCAATCCACGCGTCCAAATGTTCTCTGGCGTCTTCGTCACCCATTTGTTCCATTGGATGTTTCATCAAATACGCTGAAACGAACTTGAGATTACCACTGACGCCTTTGTCTAGGGCTAGTTGTGCGCATCGGATGGCATCGATTGCAACTCCGCCTGAGTTGGCTTTGTCGTCTACGTCAAGGCGGATTTCCATGTTGTATGGTATGTTTGCGAACATTCGTCCTTCAATTCTGATGAAAGCAAGTTTGGTGTTACCCAAGAAGGGGATAAAATCGCTAGGTCCGATGTAAATGTCTTTAGCGTTTAGGCGTTGTTTTTCTGGGATTTGGCTTTGCACCGATTCTGTTTTACTGATTTTTTTGCTTTCTAGGCGTTCGCGTTCAAGCATGTTGGCAAAGTCAGTGTTTCCCCCAACATTAATTTGATAAGTTCGATCGATGGTTGCTCCGCGGTCGACACAAAGTTTGGCTAGGGTTCGGTGAGTAATAGTTGCACCAATTACGCCTTTGACGTCATCTCCAACGATGGGTAATTTTGCGTCTTCAAATTTTTTGAGCCATTCTTTGTTTGACGCAATAAAAACTGGCATACAGTTAATGAAGGCACATCCAGTTTTGAGGGCAATGTTTGCCCAAAACTCTACAGCTTTTTGGCTACCAACAGGTAAGTAATTGATCAGGATTTGTGGTTTTGTCAATTCGATTTCTTCGATTACTTCTTTTTCCAGTTCTTCAATGGTCTTAGTCTGGTTAATTGGTTTAATCATTGCTGCAACGTAGATTCCCACACCGTCAAGAATTGGACTTTCTTTAACCTTTCTTGAGGTACAATTAGAAACGCTTTCCACCCAATCTACATAGTTTGGGTCAGAAAATATTGCCTCGTTTAAGGGTTTGCCTACTTTGTTTTCTCCAACGTCAAAGGCACAAACAAATTCTAGGTCTTCTAAGCCGTACCCTCCGATTTTTTCGTGCATTAAACCGAGTTTCTCAATTTTGTTTCGCTTGTAAATTTCGATTCCTTGAGCTAAACCTGCAAAACAGTTTCCTACTCCAATTACGCCAACCCTGATTTTGCCCATGTAATCACCATTCTGTATATACTCTGACCAAATAGTAACCAGTTCTTCTTTATTTCTTTCGGTCAAAAAAAGAAAAAACAACCACCCAAACAAACAAAAACTTCATTTTATCTAGTGAAGAAAGTAACTTGGAACAAAAAATTCCGTATATATGTATACTGGTTCTAAGAAAAATTACGATGTTAGTAAAATGATGTCACTTTGGTTATTAATGGTGCATATGTTTTGAATGATTTCGCTATTGTGCAAATCCTTGGCTATAATAATACGTTAGGATGTATTCCAGTAGGGTATAACTTCAATTTTTTCTTATTATTAGTTTGACGATTTTAGTTGAATTATGGGGTTTTGTTTGAATTAAATGAAATTTACGATGTATTTTTTTGCGCTTCCTTTATTTTCGTTGGCTAGTGGACAATGGTTTGTATTTTATTATTGATAATCCTAAACCTAATAATGCCATAGCCCAAACATCAATTAACCAAATGGAAATATAATTACCGCTAATTATGTGATAAATCAAATAAATAAGATAATGCAAACCAACCGCTGTTAAAGCTAGACCAACCCATTTTATTGCTCTTTTCTTCTTTTTTGAAAGATAAACAGCTCCATAAGAAGCAAAAACAACAGCTAATGTCATAAATATAATTGTATTCCAAGCCAGTAAACTAGTAGATTCCATCCAAAGAAAGGACAGGTCTACTGTTAAAGCTAATCCTATCCATCGAAAACTTGCATTTGCCCATAACGCTATAATGTAACCTAGAAATGTAATTGCTATTAGCTTAAAGGATTGGAAATCTTTCAATTCAGCTTTATTTTGATAAAGCTTTAATGCTAAAAATGTCAAAAAGGGAAAAGTTAGTGTTACATGTAAGAAATAGCCAAAACCTAACATTCCATAGAACAGAGAATTTTGAGTCCATGTCGAGGCAAATAAGTATAGTATCGAGGGTATCAAAGAAGCATAATAAATGCCTTCTAAACATATTGAAGCAGCTAAAATTTTTGATATATAAAAAGAATCGGTCTTTTCCTTCCAAATAAGATATACTGTTGATAGTGCTAGGATCACTGCAAACAAACGGGAAATCATTCCAATTGGAGCGATAGCGTACATTGAACCTCTAACTAAAACATGTGGATAATACTCCCAAGAAATGAAAACTATGTTGTAGAAACTTACAAAACTTTCAGGAATCCAACGAAGAACCCAAACTAATAAAGATAATAAGCTTGCAGAAATCCAGAAGGCATTCCGACGAATAAACTGGATAACCATCTATTTTCTCTAAACCTTTTATTGATTTAACCTCTTTAAAGATTACCTATAGGACTCTGCTAGTAAAAAGTGGTTTTTATTTGTTACAAAACAACTTTGGTAATAATATAAGGGATTTTGGTTGTTAAATTTGATTTTATCTAATTTTCTAATCAATTTCTTGGAAAAATTTAATCTAAACTGTGAACAATATTGTAGCTATCAAAAAAATGTAAAGAATTAAAATGATGAAACAAATGATAGTGGCATTGTTTTTTCAATTTTTTCACTCTCGATTACTTGGGTAAGCTCAACAAACCCCTTCTATATTATTTTAAAACTTAAATGACCCTAAACCACTATTACAATCTTAATAGTAGTTCATTGGTGAAAACGGTTTTTTTCTTGAAAAGCAAAGGACAGCAAAAATGTTTCCTTAAACCACCTTCACACTTTCTATATTTATGAGTTTGGTCCACAAACAGGACAAGAATCAACTTTTGAAAGAGGAACTAGATTTATCTCTAACCCGTTTAAATCAAAGTTTAGAAGCTTGTTAACCAAACAGGGCTCTTGACCTGTTAGCAACTTTATGGTCTCGCTGACTTCCAAACTTGCAATAATGTTCACCGCTGACGGATGAACCCCAACAATTTCCGATTCACTTTTTGATTTGTTTCCATAAAAACATTCAAGACAAACAGTTTTTTCAGGAACTATCGTTGAAACGTTCCCTGTAGTTGTTGCTACAGCACCAAATACATATGGAACACCAAGTTTAACACATTCTCGATTAACCGCATAGCGTGCCTCCATATTGTCTAAGCCGTCAACCACAACGTTCATGGTCTGAATTATTTCTTTTGCGTTAGTTTTGTTTACCAAAGTCTTCACAGGCTCAATAACTATGTAGGGATTCAACTTCCGTAATCGTTCTGTAGCCGCATCGACTTTTGACATCCCCTTTTTGTCAACACCATAAAGGTGTTGCCGATGTAAATTTGTCACATCTACAAAGTCGCCATCAACAATGCGCAAATGCCCAACCCCCATCCCTGCTAACTGCATCGCCACAGGAGAACCTAAACCCCCTAAACCAACCACGCAAACTTTAGAATTTTTCAGTTTTAATTGACCTTTGGCACCGATTTCTTCCATCATGATTTGTCGCGAATAA
This window harbors:
- a CDS encoding HesA/MoeB/ThiF family protein produces the protein MVELSKEELQYYSRQIMMEEIGAKGQLKLKNSKVCVVGLGGLGSPVAMQLAGMGVGHLRIVDGDFVDVTNLHRQHLYGVDKKGMSKVDAATERLRKLNPYIVIEPVKTLVNKTNAKEIIQTMNVVVDGLDNMEARYAVNRECVKLGVPYVFGAVATTTGNVSTIVPEKTVCLECFYGNKSKSESEIVGVHPSAVNIIASLEVSETIKLLTGQEPCLVNKLLNFDLNGLEINLVPLSKVDSCPVCGPNS
- a CDS encoding inositol-3-phosphate synthase yields the protein MGKIRVGVIGVGNCFAGLAQGIEIYKRNKIEKLGLMHEKIGGYGLEDLEFVCAFDVGENKVGKPLNEAIFSDPNYVDWVESVSNCTSRKVKESPILDGVGIYVAAMIKPINQTKTIEELEKEVIEEIELTKPQILINYLPVGSQKAVEFWANIALKTGCAFINCMPVFIASNKEWLKKFEDAKLPIVGDDVKGVIGATITHRTLAKLCVDRGATIDRTYQINVGGNTDFANMLERERLESKKISKTESVQSQIPEKQRLNAKDIYIGPSDFIPFLGNTKLAFIRIEGRMFANIPYNMEIRLDVDDKANSGGVAIDAIRCAQLALDKGVSGNLKFVSAYLMKHPMEQMGDEDAREHLDAWIAELENK